A stretch of Anolis sagrei isolate rAnoSag1 chromosome X, rAnoSag1.mat, whole genome shotgun sequence DNA encodes these proteins:
- the LOC132781875 gene encoding V-type proton ATPase 16 kDa proteolipid subunit c, producing the protein MSSSTTAPPEYSPFFAVMGASAAMVFSALGAAYGTAKSGTGIAAMSVMRPELIMKSIIPVVMAGIIAIYGLVVAVLIANNISDTIPLFKSFLQLGAGLSVGLSGLAAGFAIGIVGDAGVRGTAQQPRLFVGMILILIFAEVLGLYGLIVALILSTK; encoded by the exons ATGTCGTCCTCGACCACCGCTCCTCCCGAGTACTCCCCCTTCTTCGCCGTCATGGGCGCCTCGGCCGCCATGGTCTTCAGCG cCTTGGGAGCAGCATATGGCACTGCAAAGAGTGGCACAGGTATTGCAGCCATGTCAGTCATGCGACCAGAGCTGATCATGAAGTCCATCATTCCTGTTGTCATGGCTGGTATTATAGCAATCTATGGCTTGGTAGTGGCAGTTCTTATTGCCAACAACATCTCGGATACAATTCCACTATTCAA GAGCTTCCTTCAGCTGGGTGCCGGTCTGAGTGTCGGACTCAGTGGGCTGGCTGCTGGCTTTGCCATTGGCATTGTGGGTGATGCAGGCGTACGGGGGACCGCACAACAGCCCAGGTTATTTGTGGGCATGATCCTCATCTTGATCTTCGCTGAAGTCTTGGGTCTTTACGGCCTCATTGTCGCCCTGATCCTTTCCACAAAGTaa